Proteins encoded by one window of Candidatus Methylomirabilota bacterium:
- a CDS encoding shikimate kinase yields the protein MKIVLTGFMGTGKSVVGRRLAQRLALPFIDLDDAIEAAANMAIPEIFAIEGESGFRRRERELIAGLANRRSCVIATGGGAVLDPENVRNLRTGAVLVCLVAEPAVILQRLGADTHRPLLHIPDRLARIRELLEQRGVAYAQADLSIDTSGADIEEIVDRIVCRLRLETAGSVDRGR from the coding sequence ATGAAGATCGTACTCACCGGATTCATGGGGACAGGGAAGAGTGTGGTGGGTCGTCGACTCGCCCAACGGCTTGCGTTGCCCTTTATCGATCTGGACGACGCGATCGAAGCGGCGGCGAATATGGCGATCCCGGAGATTTTTGCGATTGAGGGAGAGTCCGGCTTCAGGAGGAGAGAGCGGGAGTTGATTGCGGGCCTGGCGAATCGCCGGAGTTGTGTGATTGCCACCGGAGGCGGCGCCGTGCTCGACCCGGAGAATGTCCGGAATCTCAGAACTGGAGCGGTCCTCGTGTGTCTCGTAGCTGAGCCGGCCGTTATCCTGCAGCGGCTGGGCGCCGACACCCATCGTCCGCTTTTACACATTCCGGACCGGCTCGCCAGGATCCGGGAGCTGCTGGAGCAGCGAGGTGTCGCCTATGCCCAAGCGGATCTCTCTATTGATACGAGCGGAGCGGATATAGAAGAGATCGTCGATCGGATCGTGTGCCGTCTCCGCCTGGAGACAGCCGGGAGCGTGGATAGAGGGCGATGA
- the aroB gene encoding 3-dehydroquinate synthase translates to MKSVARVPVALGSRSYQIVVGSGLLKQLGALCGELLPSRRVMIVTNPVVRRLYEAKASASLRQAGFQVAITEVPAGERAKSLRQAAGLYRAFLHNRMDRRSAVVTLGGGVIGDLAGYAAATFLRGLPLVQVPTTLLAQVDSSVGGKVAVNLPAGKNLVGAFYQPSLVVADVQTMRSLPPRQMRAGLAEVIKYGMIADRELFAYVETHLDAILRAEEEPLTHLVTRSCAIKAQVVEQDEREEGVRAILNFGHTVGHALETTAGYHRLLHGEAIAIGMVVATMLSVNRGLCEHEDLDRLRSLLTRIGLPTSAHADTSSLLHTIRYDKKVRNQMIYFVVTKGIGHATLAAISDLGELKAAFRAAWSR, encoded by the coding sequence ATGAAGAGTGTGGCCAGAGTCCCCGTAGCGCTCGGCAGCAGGAGTTACCAGATTGTCGTTGGGAGTGGATTACTGAAGCAACTGGGCGCTCTGTGTGGTGAGCTGCTTCCGAGCAGGCGAGTGATGATTGTCACAAATCCCGTCGTAAGGCGACTCTACGAGGCCAAAGCGTCAGCCTCGCTGCGGCAGGCCGGGTTCCAGGTGGCAATCACAGAGGTTCCGGCAGGGGAACGGGCGAAGTCGCTGCGTCAGGCGGCCGGCCTGTATCGGGCCTTCCTGCATAATCGGATGGATCGCCGCTCTGCCGTGGTTACCCTGGGTGGGGGGGTGATCGGAGATCTGGCAGGGTACGCGGCCGCGACCTTCCTTCGAGGTCTGCCGTTGGTGCAGGTTCCAACGACGCTTCTGGCCCAGGTGGACAGTAGTGTCGGCGGAAAAGTTGCCGTCAATCTGCCAGCGGGGAAGAATCTGGTCGGCGCCTTTTACCAGCCGTCGCTGGTCGTGGCTGATGTTCAGACCATGAGGTCGCTGCCGCCGCGACAGATGCGGGCCGGGCTGGCCGAAGTGATAAAATACGGCATGATCGCCGATCGGGAGCTGTTCGCGTACGTCGAAACGCACCTGGATGCAATCCTCCGCGCAGAGGAAGAGCCCCTGACCCATCTTGTGACCCGCTCATGCGCGATCAAGGCGCAAGTCGTCGAACAGGATGAACGGGAGGAGGGGGTGCGCGCAATCCTCAACTTCGGGCATACCGTTGGTCACGCCCTTGAAACCACCGCCGGATATCATCGACTTCTTCACGGTGAAGCGATAGCAATCGGAATGGTCGTAGCGACAATGCTTTCGGTTAACCGAGGCCTTTGCGAACACGAAGATCTGGATCGGTTGCGGAGCCTCCTGACCAGAATCGGATTACCGACAAGCGCCCATGCAGATACATCGAGTCTTTTACACACAATACGTTATGATAAAAAGGTGAGAAATCAGATGATCTATTTCGTCGTAACCAAGGGGATCGGCCATGCGACATTAGCGGCCATTTCGGACCTTGGTGAGCTGAAGGCCGCCTTCCGTGCGGCGTGGAGTCGGTGA
- the aroQ gene encoding type II 3-dehydroquinate dehydratase, translating into MGDVKSSSGKRILVLNGPNLNLLGRREPDQYGRTTLKEIEDELRSYADSRGVEIRFVQSNHEGELIDTIHKAMGWADAMIVNAAALTHSSVGLRDAIVAAAIPAVEVHLSNIYRREEFRHRSLIADVAAGQITGFGAFSYRLGLEAALQLLDKKGS; encoded by the coding sequence ATGGGTGACGTGAAAAGCAGCTCGGGAAAACGTATTCTGGTGTTGAACGGACCTAACTTGAACCTGTTGGGACGTCGAGAACCGGATCAGTATGGTCGTACAACGCTGAAGGAGATTGAGGATGAACTGAGGTCCTATGCGGACTCACGAGGAGTCGAAATCCGTTTCGTTCAGTCCAACCACGAAGGCGAGCTCATCGATACGATCCACAAGGCCATGGGATGGGCTGATGCCATGATTGTCAACGCCGCCGCCTTAACCCATTCGAGTGTGGGGCTGCGGGATGCGATCGTTGCCGCGGCTATCCCGGCGGTCGAGGTCCATCTGTCAAACATCTACCGCCGTGAAGAGTTTCGCCATCGTTCTTTGATCGCCGATGTTGCCGCCGGACAGATCACTGGATTCGGCGCCTTTAGTTATCGGCTGGGGCTAGAGGCTGCCCTTCAGCTACTTGATAAAAAGGGATCGTGA
- the efp gene encoding elongation factor P, with protein MISGGDLRPGVKVELDGSPFVVTDFQWVKPGKGGAFMRTKLKNMKTGAIIDRTFRTEEKLPKAEVEDRKVQFLYHDGDVYHFMDTESFDQFTMNEKQLGEASGFLKEEMIISVLNHRGEPIGVVLPTFVELRVVQTDPGFRGDTASGGSKPATLETGATIQVPLFINVGDLLRVDTRFGSYVERA; from the coding sequence ATGATTTCTGGAGGAGATCTGCGCCCTGGGGTGAAGGTTGAATTGGATGGCAGTCCCTTCGTTGTCACAGACTTTCAGTGGGTCAAGCCCGGCAAAGGCGGCGCCTTCATGCGCACCAAGCTGAAGAATATGAAGACCGGCGCCATCATTGACCGCACATTCAGAACCGAGGAGAAGCTTCCGAAGGCGGAGGTAGAGGATCGCAAAGTACAGTTCCTCTACCACGACGGTGACGTCTATCACTTCATGGATACGGAGAGTTTCGACCAATTCACGATGAATGAGAAACAGCTCGGAGAGGCCAGCGGCTTCCTGAAGGAAGAGATGATTATCTCGGTCCTAAACCATCGTGGGGAACCGATCGGTGTGGTGCTACCGACCTTCGTTGAGCTCAGGGTGGTCCAGACGGACCCCGGCTTCCGTGGCGACACGGCGTCCGGCGGCTCCAAGCCGGCGACACTCGAGACGGGCGCCACGATCCAGGTTCCGCTGTTCATTAACGTCGGGGATCTACTTCGTGTAGACACGCGCTTCGGTAGTTATGTAGAGCGAGCCTGA
- the thiE gene encoding thiamine phosphate synthase has translation MIPWQACRLCVITDRRYARGLSHFNIAARAVEGGASMIQLRDKVAGPRELLQEARQIARLCQERGVRFIVNDRLDLALAVDADGVHLGQDDLPPKAARALLGIGKILGVSTHSVEQAVRAAEEGADYLGIGPIFATGTKATGYEPKGCEIIRQVQARVDLPLVAIGGITLSNVGIVIRAGAAGAAVISAIVGADDITTATQAFATAIRQAKGEC, from the coding sequence GTGATTCCCTGGCAGGCATGTCGCCTGTGTGTTATCACCGACCGCCGGTATGCTCGCGGCTTGAGCCACTTCAACATCGCGGCGCGAGCGGTGGAGGGCGGTGCGTCGATGATCCAGCTTCGGGACAAGGTGGCCGGACCCCGTGAGCTTCTACAGGAGGCGCGTCAGATCGCTCGACTGTGTCAAGAGCGCGGAGTACGCTTCATCGTCAATGATAGACTCGACCTGGCCCTGGCGGTCGATGCCGATGGGGTCCACCTTGGGCAGGACGACCTGCCGCCAAAGGCCGCCCGCGCACTCCTTGGAATCGGCAAGATTCTGGGGGTTTCGACTCACTCCGTGGAGCAGGCGGTTCGGGCCGCAGAGGAGGGCGCCGATTATCTCGGCATCGGGCCGATCTTCGCGACCGGAACGAAAGCCACCGGCTACGAGCCAAAAGGCTGCGAGATCATCCGACAGGTGCAGGCCCGGGTCGATCTTCCGCTCGTGGCCATCGGCGGCATCACATTGAGCAACGTTGGGATCGTCATTCGAGCCGGGGCGGCCGGAGCCGCGGTAATCTCGGCGATCGTCGGCGCCGATGACATCACCACAGCGACTCAGGCCTTCGCAACAGCGATTCGACAAGCGAAGGGCGAGTGCTAA